One segment of Cydia fagiglandana chromosome 12, ilCydFagi1.1, whole genome shotgun sequence DNA contains the following:
- the LOC134669518 gene encoding ubiquitin-conjugating enzyme E2 Q2 — MACLNTLKLEIKTLEQVFPKNHERFQIMSASVDELTCRFVGRNGKKYEIHANITETYPSTPPVWFADSEDLIVTNAVQILSNTQGRDNHVINQVGILLRELCKLHGVPEPPDLDSLTIPMHPFPQQRLPSVTSNGAESGTEEDEEMAAEEDESEGEDDLPLEMVEDAGRSNKDDMETEHLATLERLRQNQRQDYLSGSVSGSLQATDRLMKELRDIYRSHSFKSNMYSIELVNDSLYEWNIRLRSVDPDSPLHNDLLLLKEKEGKDSILLNIMFKETYPFEPPFVRVVYPIISGGYVLVGGAICMELLTKQGWSSAYTVEAVIMQIAATLVKGKARIQFGATKVVSQTQYSLARAQQSFKCLVQIHEKNGWFTPPKEDG, encoded by the exons ATGGCTTGCTTGAACACACTTAAGTTAGAAATCAAAACATTAGAACAAGTGTTTCCAAAGAACCATGAGCGGTTTCAGATAATGTCAGCTAGTGTCGACGAACTGACCTGCAGATTCGTTGGCAGAAATGGAAAGAAATACGAGATACACGCTAACATTACA GAGACATACCCCAGCACACCACCGGTGtggttcgcagacagcgaagaTCTCATTGTGACAAATGCAGTGCAGATCCTCAGCAACACACAAGGAAGAGACAATCATGTCATAAATCAG GTTGGTATATTGTTAAGAGAGCTATGCAAGTTACACGGCGTACCGGAGCCTCCAGATCTGGACTCTCTCACTATACCTATGCACCCTTTCCCCCAGCAGAG GTTGCCGAGTGTGACGTCAAATGGTGCCGAATCAGGCACAGAGGAAGATGAGGAGATGGCAGCAGAAGAGGACGAATCAGAAGGTGAAGATGACTTGCCACTAGAGATGGTTGAAGATGCGGGAAGAAGCAACAAA gatGATATGGAAACAGAACACTTAGCAACACTAGAGAGACTTCGACAAAATCAACGGCAAGACTATTTGTCCGGCAGTGTCTCGGGCAGCCTACAAGCCACAGACCGTCTCATGAAAGAGCTGCGGGACATATATCGCTCACATTCCTTCAAGAGCAATATGTATTCCATTG AGCTGGTGAACGACTCCCTCTACGAGTGGAACATCCGGCTGCGGTCCGTGGACCCGGACAGCCCGCTGCACAACGACCTGCTGCTGCTGAAGGAGAAGGAGGGCAAGGACTCCATCCTGCTCAACATCATGTTCAAGGAGACGTACCCCTTCGAGCCGCCGTTCGTGCGGGTCGTCTATCCCATTATATCAG GAGGCTACGTGCTGGTGGGCGGCGCGATATGCATGGAGCTGCTGACGAAGCAGGGCTGGTCGTCGGCGTACACGGTGGAGGCGGTGATCATGCAGATCGCCGCCACGCTGGTGAAGGGCAAGGCGCGCATACAGTTCGGCGCCACCAAGGTCGTCTCGCAGACGCAGTACTCGCTGGCGCGCGCGCAGCAGAGCTTCAAGTGCCTCGTGCAGATACACGAGAAGAATG GCTGGTTCACACCACCCAAGGAGGATGGCTAA
- the LOC134669519 gene encoding glutathione S-transferase 1-like, with the protein MRTILYHSKSSPPSRAVKMVAGILNVQLEERYLNPVARDQDTPELIEKNPMRSIPLLDEGDYWLADSHAIIVYLFEKYAKPEHQHLYPSDIRKRATINQRMYFECGILFPRLRSVMAPTFWGKLTELSKSMKSNLEDAYRTLEAYLSRTLYVADDVLTLADISIVTTVSTMDGIYPVDVKRYPNLKRWLQTMSQNEFCQKYNEPGREELVTVLVTMMKNNKHTQQAKL; encoded by the exons ATGCGGACAATCTTGTATCATTCGAAGAGCAGCCCGCCGTCACGGGCCGTTAAAATGGTTGCCGGCATCTTGAATGTACAATTGGAGGAAAGATATCTCAACCCGGTGGCGAGGGATCAGGACACGCCAGAGTTAATCGAG AAGAATCCTATGAGATCCATACCGCTGCTAGACGAAGGAGACTATTGGCTAGCCGAcag TCACGCTATAATTGTGTATCTTTTTGAAAAATACGCAAAACCTGAACACCAACATCTGTACCCCTCCGACATTCGAAAACGCGCCACGATCAACCAGCGAATGTATTTCGAATGTGGTATTTTGTTTCCCAGACTTCGATCTGTAATG GCCCCAACATTCTGGGGAAAGCTGACAGAGCTCTCCAAGTCCATGAAGTCTAACTTAGAGGACGCGTACCGCACGCTGGAAGCCTACTTGTCTCGCACCCTGTACGTGGCAGACGATGTACTAACTCTGGCAGACATAAGCATCGTTACCACGGTGTCGACGATGGACGGCATCTACCCTGTTGATGTCAAAAG atacCCAAATTTAAAGCGGTGGTTGCAGACGATGTCCCAGAATGAATTCTGTCAGAAATACAACGAGCCCGGAAGGGAAGAGCTGGTGACCGTGCTTGTTACTATGATGAAGAACAACAAGCATACCCAGCAAGCTAAACTTTAA
- the LOC134669520 gene encoding protein kish-A: MSAIFNFQSLLSVILLLICTCAYLRSFFPSIMDRNKTGLLGTFWKCARIGERKSPYIAVCCLTMAFSILFLT, from the exons ATG AGTGCGATATTTAATTTTCAAAGCTTGTTATCTGTTATATTACTTCTAATATGCACATGTGCATACTTGAGATCATTCTTCCCTAGTATTATGGACCGCAATAAAACTGG GTTACTTGGAACATTTTGGAAGTGTGCTAGAATTGGGGAACGCAAATCACCTTACATAGCAGTTTGTTGCTTAACTATGGCATTTTCAATACTCTTTCTAACCTAA